In Vespula vulgaris chromosome 7, iyVesVulg1.1, whole genome shotgun sequence, a single window of DNA contains:
- the LOC127065108 gene encoding alpha-tocopherol transfer protein-like isoform X1, which translates to MLLIQPKDEMSKLIRVRLNENVTTRENDLKSIKEWLIKQPHLPNVDDDAMLMTFLRGCKFSLEKCKKKLDMYFTMRAIVPEFFNNRDVTQPELKEILDLVNFPPLPGLTKDGCRVIVMRGKRKDMLTPNVSNLMKLVMMIGDVRLKEEIHGVAGDIYILDASVATPAHFAKFTPTIIKKFLVCIQEAYPVKLKQVHVVNISPLVDTIINFVKPFLKEKIRNRIFTHSNLEAIYEYIPKEILPIEYGGNAGSIQTIHDAWIKKLEEYGPWFAAQTSVVANETLRPGKPRTHDDIFGLDGSFRQLTID; encoded by the exons ATGTTGCTAATACAGCCGAAGGATGAGATGTCAAAATTGATTAGAGTACGACTCAATGAAAATGTAACGACTCGAGAAAATGATTTGAAGAGCATCAAGGAATGGCTAATTAAACAACCACATTTACCTAACGTCGATG ACGATGCAATGTTGATGACATTTCTCCGTGGATGCAAATTTTCATTggaaaaatgcaaaaagaaaCTTGACATGTATTTCACGATGCGAGCAATCGTACCGGAGTTCTTCAACAATCGTGACGTCACACAGccagaattaaaagaaatactcGATCTAGT aaATTTTCCACCATTGCCAGGCTTAACAAAGGATGGATGTAGAGTAATAGTAATGcgtggaaaaaggaaagatatgtTAACACCGAATGTATCAAATCTAATGAAACTCGTGATGATGATAGGAGACGTTCGTCtcaaagaagaaattcatGGTGTAGCCggtgatatttatattttagatgCGAGTGTCGCGACACCGGCACATTTCGCCAAATTCACTCCTacgatcataaaaaaattccTTGTTTGCATTCAAGAAGCTTATCCCGTGAAATTGAAGCAAGTACACGTAGTGAACATCAGTCCGTTAGTCGACACGATTATAAATTTCGTTAAACCCTTcctgaaagaaaagatacggAATCGAATTTTTACGCACAGTAACTTAGAAGCCATTTACGAGTATATACCTAAAGAAATTTTACCTATCGAATATGGCGGCAATGCTGGATCTATTCAAACAATACACG ACGCttggataaaaaaattagaagaatatGGTCCGTGGTTCGCTGCACAAACATCTGTCGTAGCAAACGAAACACTTCGACCAGGCAAACCAAGGACTCACGACGATATTTTCGGTCTCGATGGATCTTTTCGACAATTGACGATTGATTAA
- the LOC127065108 gene encoding alpha-tocopherol transfer protein-like isoform X2: MYLFDDAMLMTFLRGCKFSLEKCKKKLDMYFTMRAIVPEFFNNRDVTQPELKEILDLVNFPPLPGLTKDGCRVIVMRGKRKDMLTPNVSNLMKLVMMIGDVRLKEEIHGVAGDIYILDASVATPAHFAKFTPTIIKKFLVCIQEAYPVKLKQVHVVNISPLVDTIINFVKPFLKEKIRNRIFTHSNLEAIYEYIPKEILPIEYGGNAGSIQTIHDAWIKKLEEYGPWFAAQTSVVANETLRPGKPRTHDDIFGLDGSFRQLTID; encoded by the exons atgtatctcTTTG ACGATGCAATGTTGATGACATTTCTCCGTGGATGCAAATTTTCATTggaaaaatgcaaaaagaaaCTTGACATGTATTTCACGATGCGAGCAATCGTACCGGAGTTCTTCAACAATCGTGACGTCACACAGccagaattaaaagaaatactcGATCTAGT aaATTTTCCACCATTGCCAGGCTTAACAAAGGATGGATGTAGAGTAATAGTAATGcgtggaaaaaggaaagatatgtTAACACCGAATGTATCAAATCTAATGAAACTCGTGATGATGATAGGAGACGTTCGTCtcaaagaagaaattcatGGTGTAGCCggtgatatttatattttagatgCGAGTGTCGCGACACCGGCACATTTCGCCAAATTCACTCCTacgatcataaaaaaattccTTGTTTGCATTCAAGAAGCTTATCCCGTGAAATTGAAGCAAGTACACGTAGTGAACATCAGTCCGTTAGTCGACACGATTATAAATTTCGTTAAACCCTTcctgaaagaaaagatacggAATCGAATTTTTACGCACAGTAACTTAGAAGCCATTTACGAGTATATACCTAAAGAAATTTTACCTATCGAATATGGCGGCAATGCTGGATCTATTCAAACAATACACG ACGCttggataaaaaaattagaagaatatGGTCCGTGGTTCGCTGCACAAACATCTGTCGTAGCAAACGAAACACTTCGACCAGGCAAACCAAGGACTCACGACGATATTTTCGGTCTCGATGGATCTTTTCGACAATTGACGATTGATTAA
- the LOC127065096 gene encoding uncharacterized protein LOC127065096: MLRVSLLLISLIGVITIFSQSSCFLMGRSGIPSLLTIPESLNSIQNVSYERILNDRMHVAKLETKSDEKMTMKHAKEIPRKKRFETTLKNSEGFLTTKHNASFMKHNSNIASSHLRNVVLILVDTTKQRREEFWNNFERTYSFPVHGYFQVDDQEDNGPMKIELNEFLFPGKKEDECECKQTLRSRISELLTWAHGVKEMTTSVLSAINFSIPSLSDVEGNVDIVKESESNKNSTKERIRKRDLQQNDSLHSMDSHDKGNSSDLQRNYQKEDISSYGDIWDVFDLFTKIRIAFFRAMIDCLNGPPTNGTDDELSFQESSHLQTSYVDLVDGTIKNLKIISGDKGYMLVLVIPENELISLIDLLHHEISPSDTLVIVTELCSKDIKRVSFFADGPKASTLYRIRMIEELPNIIKSLVSHSCQDQDCSNPDKHFYDIPIRNIRDTNGSQISENVNNSFETKLENISNRFLNDTLAGRIDVSSASNTILNEHNMFLGTLTSLIALITLDSS; this comes from the exons ATGTTGAGAGTTAGTTTATTGTTAATTTCTTTGATTGGAGTTATCACAATCTTCTCTCAATCCAGTTGCTTTTTGATGGGTCGTTCAG GTATTCCATCCCTGTTGACAATACCAGAATCATTAAATTCCATTCAAAATGTTTCTTATGAAAGGATATTGAACGATAGAATGCATGTAGCTAAACTGGAGACAAAGTCTGACGAAAAAATGACTATGAAACACGCAAAGGAAATTCCACGTAAAAAGAGATTCGAGACAACTTTAAAGAACTCAGAAGGATTCTTGACGACTAAACACAACGCTAGTTTTATGAAACATAACTCAAACATTGCTTCTTCTCATCTAAGAAACGTTGTCTTGATTCTCGTTGACACGACTaagcaaagaagagaagagtttTGGAATAATTTTGAGAGAACTTACTCGTTTCCAGTTCATGGATACTTTCAA gtCGACGATCAAGAAGATAACGGACCAATgaaaatagaattgaatgaatttctttttcctggcAAAAAGGAGGACGAGTGCGAATGTAAGCAAACACTACGTTCACGAATATCTGAATTATTGACTTGGGCTCATGGAGTTAAGGAAATGACAACAA GTGTTCTGTCAGCTATAAATTTCTCTATTCCCTCCCTATCCGACGTCGAAGGAAACGTTGACATTGTAAAAGAAAGtgaatcgaataaaaacagcacgaaagaaagaattcgtaAACGTGATTTGCAGCAGAATGACTCGTTACATTCTATGGATTCACACGATAAAGGAAATAGTTCggatttacaaagaaattatcagaaagaagatatttcgAGTTATGGTGATATTTGGGACGTATTCGACTTGTTTACCAAGATTAGAATTGCCTTTTTTCGAGCGATGATTGATTGCCTGAACGGACCACCGACCAATGGAACGGATGACGAGCTTTCTTTTCAAGAATCTTCACATTTACAAACGAGCTATGTTGACTTGGTCGATGGCAcaataaaaaatctaaaaataatttcaggTGACAAAGGTTACATGCTGGTACTCGTAATTCCGGAAAACGAGCTTATCTCCTTAATAGATCTCTTACATCACGAG ATTTCTCCATCCGACACGCTCGTAATTGTGACAGAATTATGCTCGAAGGATATCAAACGTGTGTCCTTCTTTGCTGATGGTCCAAAAGCTTCGACTCTTTACCGTATACGTATGATCGAAGAATTACcaaatatcattaaaagtCTTGTAAGCCATTCCTGTCAGGATCAAGATTGTAGTAATCCAGACAaacatttttatgatattccaattagaaatattcgagACACGAATGGTTCTCAAATCTCAGAAAATGTCAACAACAGCTTTGAAACAAAATTG gAAAATATATCGAACAGATTTTTAAACGACACTTTGGCAGGAAGGATCGACGTGTCAAGTGCATCGAATACGATATTGAACGAACATAACATGTTCCTTGGCACATTGACATCCTTAATCGCTTTGATAACTCTCGATTcatcatag
- the LOC127065098 gene encoding odorant receptor coreceptor, which yields MKLKQQGLVADLMPNIRIMQFGGHFMFNYIDSSTKLMHKIYCCVHLFLLLLQFAFAGINLALESGDVDDLTANTITMLFFTHSVVKIVYFAVRSKLFYRVLAIWNNPNSHPLFAESNARYHAIALKKMRTLLFAVGATTVLSVLAWTGITFVGDSVKKVTDPETNETSIVEIPRLMLRSWYPYDPSHGMPHIMTLIYQFYWLMFAMMNSNSLDVLFCSWLLFACEQIQHLKQIMKPLMELSATLDTVVPNSSELFKAGSAEHLRDTQGAQPLPQPPPGGESMLDLDLRGIYSNRQDFTATFRPTAGMTFNGGVGPNGLTKKQEMLVRSAIKYWVERHKHVVRLVTAVGDAYGIALLLHMLTTTITLTLLAYQATKVNSVSVYSATVIGYFLYTLGQVFLFCIFGNRLIEESSSVMEAAYSCHWYDGSEEAKTFVQIVCQQCQKAMSISGAKFFTVSLDLFASVLGAVVTYFMVLVQLN from the exons ATGAAATTGAAACAACAAGGTTTAGTAGCGGACTTGATGCCGAATATTCGCATTATGCAATTCGGTGGACACTTTATGTTCAATTATATTGATAGTTCTACCAAGTTaatgcataaaatatattgctgc gttcatttatttctactCCTTCTCCAATTCGCTTTTGCTGGAATAAATCTCGCCCTTGAGAGTGGCGACGTCGACGATCTCACGGCTAATACAATTACGATGCTTTTCTTTACACATTCTGTAGTCAAAATAGTATACTTCGCGGTCAGGagcaaattattttatagagtACTAGCTATCTGGAACAATCCAAATAGTCATCCACTCTTTGCCGAAAGCAATGCTAGATATCATGCGATagcattgaaaaaaatgagaactTTGCTCTTCGCTGTTGGAGCAACAACGGTTCTTTCAGTTCTCGCTTGGACTGGTATCACGTTCGTCGGTGATTCTGTAAAAAAAGTCACTGACCCTGAAACGAACGAGACCAGTATAGTGGAG ATCCCTAGATTGATGCTTCGCTCTTGGTATCCTTACGATCCTAGCCACGGCATGCCACACATCATGACTCTGATTTATCAATTCTATTGGTTAATGTTCGCTATGATGAATTCGAATTCTCTCGACGTTCTTTTCTGTTCATGGCTCTTGTTTGCCTGCGAGCAAATTCAGCATCTCAAGCAAATCATGAAACCTCTGATGGAACTCAGTGCAACTCTCGACACAGTTGTACCAAATAGTAGTGAATTGTTCAAG gcTGGCAGTGCTGAGCATTTAAGAGACACACAAGGTGCTCAGCCACTCCCGCAACCTCCACCAGGGGGCGAAAGTATGCTGGATCTTGACCTCCGTGGTATATACAGCAATCGACAAGACTTTACGGCGACCTTCCGACCAACAGCAGGAATGACATTCAACGGTGGCGTAGGACCGAATGGCTTGACCAAGAAACAAGAAATGCTCGTTAGGAGTGCTATCAAGTATTGGGTGGAGAGACACAAACACGTCGTTAG ATTGGTAACCGCGGTTGGAGATGCTTACGGTATAGCTCTACTACTTCACATGTTGACAACGACTATCACATTGACGCTTCTCGCCTATCAGGCTACAAAG gTAAACTCTGTTAGCGTCTATTCAGCTACGGTCATCGGTTATTTCTTGTATACTCTCGGCCAGGTCTTTTTATTCTGCATATTCGGTAACCGTTTGATAGAGGAG AGTTCATCAGTTATGGAAGCCGCTTATTCGTGTCACTGGTACGATGGCTCTGAAGAGGCAAAAACTTTCGTCCAAATCGTTTGTCAACAATGCCAAAAAGCAATGTCCATCTCCGGAGCAAAGTTTTTCACCGTCTCTTTGGATCTTTTCGCTTCC gtATTGGGAGCTGTCGTGACTTACTTCATGGTGTTGGTACAGCTCAACTGA